Proteins from a genomic interval of Diospyros lotus cultivar Yz01 chromosome 6, ASM1463336v1, whole genome shotgun sequence:
- the LOC127803298 gene encoding protein SHORT-ROOT-like gives MDALFKLASLQSDQYSFNSTITSTSSRFSSFPYQENHEECFNPFMDEEDISSSSSKHYYPYYPPPPPSTTVTLTNPTHGFQSAECSSSPAARDLSFEFASSFSGKWASDILLEAARAIADKNSARVQQLMWMLNELGSPYGDIDQKLASYFLQALFSRMTDSGERCYRTLMSATEKNCSFESTRKMVLKFQEVSPWTTFGHVACNGAIMEAFEGESKLHIVDISNTYCTQWPTLLEALATRTDETPHLRLTTVVATKDSGAPAVQKVMKEIGSRMEKFARLMGVPFKFNILHHTGDLSELNLAELDIKDDEALAINCVGALHAVTAVGDRRDVLMSMFRSLQPRVVTVVEEEADLDVGPDGLEFVKGFQECLRWFRVYFESLEESFPKTSNERLMLERAAGRTLMDLVACPPSESTERRESAARWSRRLHGAGFSHVSLSDEVCDDVRALLRRYREGWSMIQSPEAAGIFLSWKEQPVVWAGAWKP, from the coding sequence ATGGATGCTTTGTTTAAACTAGCCAGTCTCCAATCCGATCAGTATTCCTTCAACTCCACCATAACTTCAACCAGTTCTAGATTCTCTAGTTTTCCCTATCAAGAGAATCACGAAGAATGCTTCAACCCTTTCATGGATGAAGAAGACATCTCCTCTTCATCGTCCAAGCACTATTACCCTTACTacccgccgccgccgccttccACCACCGTTACCTTAACCAACCCGACCCATGGATTTCAGTCCGCTGAATGCTCTTCCTCGCCGGCCGCTCGAGACCTGAGCTTCGAGTTCGCTTCTTCCTTCTCCGGCAAGTGGGCCTCCGATATCCTTCTTGAGGCCGCCCGAGCCATCGCCGACAAGAACAGCGCTCGCGTCCAGCAGCTCATGTGGATGCTCAACGAGCTCGGCTCGCCTTATGGCGACATCGATCAGAAGCTAGCTTCTTATTTCCTTCAGGCGTTGTTCAGCCGCATGACGGATTCAGGGGAGAGGTGTTACCGGACTTTGATGTCGGCGACGGAGAAGAATTGTTCTTTCGAGTCCACGAGAAAAATGGTGTTGAAATTTCAAGAAGTGAGCCCTTGGACCACGTTTGGCCATGTTGCTTGTAATGGTGCAATCATGGAGGCTTTCGAAGGTGAAAGCAAGCTGCATATAGTTGATATTAGCAACACTTACTGCACGCAATGGCCGACTTTGCTTGAAGCGCTGGCGACTCGGACCGACGAGACACCGCACCTCCGCCTGACCACGGTGGTGGCCACCAAGGACAGCGGGGCGCCGGCGGTGCAGAAGGTGATGAAGGAGATCGGGAGTAGAATGGAGAAGTTCGCGAGGCTAATGGGCGTGCCCTTTAAATTCAACATTCTACACCATACTGGTGATCTATCGGAGTTAAATTTAGCCGAACTGGACATCAAAGACGACGAAGCGCTCGCCATCAACTGCGTGGGCGCTTTGCACGCAGTCACGGCGGTCGGCGACCGCCGGGACGTCCTGATGTCGATGTTCAGGAGCTTGCAACCGAGGGTCGTGACTGTCGTCGAGGAAGAAGCCGATCTCGATGTTGGTCCCGATGGGCTTGAGTTCGTTAAGGGTTTCCAAGAATGTTTGAGGTGGTTTAGGGTTTACTTCGAGTCCCTGGAGGAAAGCTTCCCGAAGACAAGCAACGAGCGGTTGATGCTGGAGAGGGCCGCCGGACGGACGTTGATGGACCTGGTGGCGTGCCCGCCCTCGGAGTCAACGGAGCGGCGGGAATCGGCAGCTCGCTGGTCACGGCGGCTGCATGGAGCTGGGTTTAGCCACGTTTCATTAAGTGACGAAGTGTGCGATGACGTACGCGCCCTCTTGCGGCGGTACAGGGAGGGTTGGTCGATGATACAGTCGCCGGAAGCCGCGGGAATATTCTTGTCGTGGAAGGAACAGCCGGTG